CCGGGGACTGGTTCCTTGCGAATCTGTGAGGGAGTCGGCGGTCGCGCCTGTCAAACGCGCATTCGTGCGAAGTAGTCACGCGTGGCTGCCATGACCCGTGGCGCCATGACCAACGCTGCGATCATCGTCGGGATGGCCATCAGCGCGAACGCCGTATCCAGCATGTTGATGACGAGATCCTGCGTCCAGAGGGCACCCAGCGGGAGTGCGGCCAGATACACGAAGACGAAGCGCTCACCCCACCGGTCGCCCACCAGGTACTTCGCGCACTTCTGCGAATAGTACGAGTACGAGGTGATCGTCGTCATGGCGAAGAGCACGACGATGAGCGTCAGAATCGACGGCCCCATCGGCCCCAGCCCGTCTTCGAAGGCGCGTGCGGTCATGATCACTCCGTCGCCTTCGGCGGTGCCCGCTCCGGTCGACAGAATGACGAGCGCCGTCAGCGTGCAGACGAGGTTCGTGTCGAGAAACGGGCCCAGCATGGCGATGAGTCCCTCGCGAACCGGCTCTTTGGTACGCGCTGCGCCGTGGGCCATGGGGGCGGTTCCCATGCCCGCTTCGTTGGAGAACGCGGCGCGCCGGATTCCGGTGATCAGCACCTGACGGAATGTGAACCCCGCGGCCCCTCCCGTGGCGGCGTGTCCGGTGAACGCGGAGCCGAAGATACTCGCGAAGACGCCGGGGACTTCCGGGAGATGCCGCGCGATGATCACGACCGACGCCGCCAGATACAGCAGGAACATCCCCGGTACGATGCGTTCGGCCACTTTGCCGACCCGGGTGATTCCGCCGAGGATCACCGTGCCCACGAAGAGGAGTGCCGCGATCCCCGTGGCGAGGCGCGGGACATCGAGGTGGGATTCGAGGAGCCCCGAGAGCTGATTCACCTGGAAGAGCGGCAGGCAACCGATCATGCCGCAGGCGGCGAACATCATGGCGAGCGGCTTCCATCTCGGGCCGAGGCCGCACTCGATGAAGTACATCGGGCCGCCCTGCGCGATGCCCCGCGAGTCCGTCTTTCGATAGAGGCAGCTCAGCGTGCAGGTGAAGAACTTCGTCGCCATGCCGAGGAACCCCGCCACCCACATCCAGAAGATGGCCCCCGGGCCGCCCATCGAGACGGCGATCGCGACCCCGGCGATATTGCCCATGCCGATGGTTGCGGACAGTGCGGAGGAGAGGGCCTGGAAGTGCGTGATTTCGCCGGGATCGTCGGGATCGTCATAGCGGCCGCGGAGAATGCCCAGCGCGTGGGGCAGGCGGCGGAATGGAATGAGGCCGCTGATCAGCGTGAAGGCGGCACCGCCACCAACGAGGAGGGCGACGAGCGGCAGTCCCCAGACGAGATCGACCGCGGCAGCCCAGAATGTGTCGAGCACCTGCACGGATCCTCCCGGGTCAAGTTCGGGCGACCGTAGCCGTGTGGGGGGATGCGGTCAAGGTGAGCGCAGGCATCTTGACCGGCCCCGTGCCGGGCCATACGATGGGGTGTCCATCTCCCGACTGGAGAGGCTCTTGAATACCCTTCAGCGCATATTGGTTCTTCTCGTGGTGTGTGGTTGTGGCCCGGTGGCCACGGCTTCGGATGCCCTCCCGTTTGCTCATCGACTGGAGGAGGCGCTGGCCTCCGGGGCTGCGGCCGAGGACGCACTCTGGGCCCCCGGCACCCGAAGCGACGCCCGGCGGGAACTCGGTTACCGCGCGGCGTCGCTCTTTCGATGGGATGGCGTGCTGGTTCGTTCCGTCCGCGAAGGGCGGGAGGGCACGAATCGCGTGGTCGAGGTCGCGGCGTCAGGGACGGCCCGGTGGGAGGATCGCGGCTACGGAGTCGCCCAAGCGCTCTGGCCGCTCCAGCTGGATGAGCGGGCGCGGACGAACCGGGTGACCCGGCGCATGGCGTGGGTTCTTCGCGAAGAGAACGGGGTGTGGCGGGCGGTCGCTCAAGAGGAACTTTCGCTGCTTGCCGTGGAGGAGGCTCGGATCCACGCGTCGGTGCATCCCGCTCAAGGCGTTCTTCTGGTGGATTCCGAGCTGTTCGTTCGCGCGCTGGTGCCTGTGGAGACCGTGCGGTTTCTGCTGGACCGCCCGGCGGAAATCTACGACCTGACCGTGGATGGAGAGTTGGCTGAGGTCGCGCGCGGCGCGGAGCGGGGCGGTCTCGGGCTCCTGGGGTACAGTCCTCCCATGGACGGTTCGTTTCGACTGCCGCGCCCGTTGGCCGTGGGAGAGACCGTGCGCGTGCGGATTCGGACGCGTGAGCCTCTGGGTGCGTTCAGCGGGGAAGGCACCGTGACGACGCTTCCCGTCTCGCACGGGCCCTTCGCCACGCGTGTCTGGATTCCGCTCTTCGGTCCGGTGTCCCGGCTGGCCCCGGAAGCCACTCGCGTGGAGCTGACGGTCACCTGGCCGCGCGGAGCGTTTGCGTCGTGCGCGTTTCCCGCGCGGCATGAGGAGACGATCCGTGCTGTCGCCGAGGATCTCTTCGAAGAGGATGGTCGCGTTGTGCGCTGGACGGGAGATCTTCGGAATGCGGACTTCCTTCTTCGCGAGTCCGGGCTGGAGGTGCCTGTCACGCTCGGGAAGGGCGCTGCCGCCTCCGTGCATCCCCGGTCGCGAGAAGCCCTGGCCTCGCCGCTTCTGCCGGGGAGTTCATGGACATCCACGGATTTGAACGCGGAACTTGCGGAGCTTCTGCCGATGGACCGGGATCTCATGGAGGAACGGTCCGAAGAGTTCTCGGGAGATGCGGATCAAGGGGGCGGGGACCGGGAGCAGTCGGCCCAATGACGGAGAGTGCACGCATGGATCGACTTCAAGAGGCCATGGACCGCTTCGCGGGCCTCTTTGAAAAGGCGGCCGGGCACGACCTTCAGGAACCGACCGCCGTCACGCTGGCCACGGCCAGTGCGTCGGGGCACCCCTCCACACGGACCGTTCTCCTGAAGGGATTCGGGAGAGAGGGTTTTGTGATCTACACGAATACCGAGAGCCGGAAGGGCGTGCAGCTTCTGGAGAACCCCCACGCTTCCCTCTGCTTCTTCTGGCAACCGATGATGGAGCAGGTTCTCGTGGAAGGGACAGTCCGGCGCGTGCCGGACGCGGAGGCGGATGCTTACTGGGAGACCCGACCCTGGGAGAGCCGTGTCGGGGGCTGGGCGTCGGATCAGTCCCGGCCGCTGGCAAGCCGGGCGGAGTTGGTCGCCCGGGTAGCGAAGGCGACAGCCCGGTTTGCGGGGCGGTCGGTACCGCGCCCCGCGCACTGGACAGGCTTTCGGATTGTGCCGGATCGGATCGAGTTCTGGAGTTCAAAGCCGCATCGTCTGCACGAGCGCGTCCTCTACCGGCGGGATGGCGACTCGTGGATCACGGAACGGTTGTACCCGTAGACTAGCGCTCCGGCCGCAACACGAATGAGGCGACGACGCCGGACACCACGGCGAATCCCGCCAGCACCGCGATCGGGAGCGCAACCTCTGCCCAGCCTCCGCCGCCGGTGGTGATGGCGTGGAAGCCGTCCATCGCCCATGCGATGGGGAAGGCGTGGGCGGCCGTTCGCATCCAGTTCGGCACGACTTCCAGCGGCCACCACGCACCGCCGAGGGCAGCCATCAACATGGAAGTGAGCCAGGCCGCCCCGGCCGCACGCTCCGGCGTTCGGAAAAGGGAGCCCAGAAGCAACCCCAGCGCGACGCACCCCAGCGAAAAGACGGCGGCCACCGCAAGGAACGCGAAGGGGGACGGGTCGGGGCGGAAGCCGAAGAGCAGTCGGGAACCGACCAGAAGCAGCGCGATCTGCGCCAGCGAGATCAGGAAGCGCGATGCCGCTTTCCCGGCGATGGCGGCGCCCATGGGAACAGGCTGTGAGGCCAGTCGCCGGAGAACGCCGGAACGCCGCTCGTCGGCAAGCAGGGCCGCGGTTGCCATCACGGTGGACATCAGGACGAACATCGCGAGGTTTCCGGGCACGCTCTGGAGGAACCCGGATGGTGTCTGGACGGAAGAGGCCCATTCCTCCCGGACGGTGAATGCAGGCTCGCGAGAGACGGCGCCGCGGAATACGGCCCGCGTCGAGTCCGACCAGGTCGAGGAATCGGGGGCGGCCGTCGCCAGCGCACCGTGGAAACGCAGGAGCGTTCGGAAGAGCGCCGCGCGCGCCGCGAAGTCGGCCGTGTCGGTGCCCCCGTGTCTCGTAAGAAGAAGGTCGGCGTGGACTCCCGCCAGCACCGAGTCCTCAAACGCCGCGGGGATGGTGAGCGTGCGCACGGGGGAGGCCGAAGGGTCTTCCTCCGCGGAGAGACGGAAGCGTGTCGTATCGATGAGCGCCACGATTCCGCGGGAAGTCTCGGTCCGGTCGAGATCGCGGATCCGCAGGACAAGAACCGCGTCGATCGGCTCTCCCGGCCCGGAGAACACCGTGCCGAAGAAGGCCATGAACGCGAACGGCATGACGGCCATCCAGAAGAGACTGCCCCGGTCGCGTCGGAGATGCCGCAAGTCGAGGCGGAGGAACGCGAGGAAGACTCTCATCGGTGGCCTCCCGCGAAACGACGCCGGAGGAGCAACCCGCCCGCGGTGGTGAGAACGATGGCGAGCGCGAGAAGTACGCCGATATGGGCCGCGACGCCCGCGACGCCCGCGCCGTCGCGGAGGATGCGTCCGTATCCGTCGACCGCCCAGAAGTTCAGCGTGAACGGGGAGAGTGCGCGCATGGAGGGGGGGAGGGCCGAGAGCGGAACATAGCTGCCCCCCAGGAACGACATCACGAGCAGCACGATCGGCCCGACGATCGCGCCCTGGCGTTCGCTCTTCGCTCCTCCGTACACGAGGGCGCCAAAACCGCCCGCCGCTCCGCAGAAGGCGATGGTGAGGAGCGCGAATGCCGGAAGGTCCACC
This is a stretch of genomic DNA from Gemmatimonadota bacterium. It encodes these proteins:
- a CDS encoding sodium:alanine symporter family protein, with the protein product MQVLDTFWAAAVDLVWGLPLVALLVGGGAAFTLISGLIPFRRLPHALGILRGRYDDPDDPGEITHFQALSSALSATIGMGNIAGVAIAVSMGGPGAIFWMWVAGFLGMATKFFTCTLSCLYRKTDSRGIAQGGPMYFIECGLGPRWKPLAMMFAACGMIGCLPLFQVNQLSGLLESHLDVPRLATGIAALLFVGTVILGGITRVGKVAERIVPGMFLLYLAASVVIIARHLPEVPGVFASIFGSAFTGHAATGGAAGFTFRQVLITGIRRAAFSNEAGMGTAPMAHGAARTKEPVREGLIAMLGPFLDTNLVCTLTALVILSTGAGTAEGDGVIMTARAFEDGLGPMGPSILTLIVVLFAMTTITSYSYYSQKCAKYLVGDRWGERFVFVYLAALPLGALWTQDLVINMLDTAFALMAIPTMIAALVMAPRVMAATRDYFARMRV
- the pdxH gene encoding pyridoxamine 5'-phosphate oxidase, whose protein sequence is MDRLQEAMDRFAGLFEKAAGHDLQEPTAVTLATASASGHPSTRTVLLKGFGREGFVIYTNTESRKGVQLLENPHASLCFFWQPMMEQVLVEGTVRRVPDAEADAYWETRPWESRVGGWASDQSRPLASRAELVARVAKATARFAGRSVPRPAHWTGFRIVPDRIEFWSSKPHRLHERVLYRRDGDSWITERLYP
- a CDS encoding ABC transporter permease gives rise to the protein MRVFLAFLRLDLRHLRRDRGSLFWMAVMPFAFMAFFGTVFSGPGEPIDAVLVLRIRDLDRTETSRGIVALIDTTRFRLSAEEDPSASPVRTLTIPAAFEDSVLAGVHADLLLTRHGGTDTADFAARAALFRTLLRFHGALATAAPDSSTWSDSTRAVFRGAVSREPAFTVREEWASSVQTPSGFLQSVPGNLAMFVLMSTVMATAALLADERRSGVLRRLASQPVPMGAAIAGKAASRFLISLAQIALLLVGSRLLFGFRPDPSPFAFLAVAAVFSLGCVALGLLLGSLFRTPERAAGAAWLTSMLMAALGGAWWPLEVVPNWMRTAAHAFPIAWAMDGFHAITTGGGGWAEVALPIAVLAGFAVVSGVVASFVLRPER